One segment of Anomalospiza imberbis isolate Cuckoo-Finch-1a 21T00152 chromosome 2, ASM3175350v1, whole genome shotgun sequence DNA contains the following:
- the CLDN14 gene encoding claudin-14, whose translation MASWALELLGFSLSLLGLIGTLIATILPHWWRSAHVGANIITAVAYVKGLWMECVWHSTGVYQCQAYRSQLALPADLRAARAMMVISCLLAVLAAGVAVVGMRCTHCAEGSPTKASIAGAGGIGFVAAGLLCLVPVSWSTNDVVVDFYNPTLPAGMKYEIGQALYLGFVSSALTILGGALLCTSCFGNETPFQPHSGAGAPPSSRPPSAFKGNHAPSLTSASHSGYRLSDYV comes from the coding sequence ATGGCGAGCTGGGCCTTGGAGCTGCTCGGCTTCTCCCTGAGCCTGCTGGGCTTAATTGGGACGTTAATTGCCACCATCCTGCCGCACTGGTGGCGCTCGGCGCACGTGGGCGCCAACATCATCACGGCCGTGGCCTACGTGAAGGGGCTGTGGATGGAGTGCGTGTGGCACAGCACCGGCGTCTACCAGTGCCAAGCGTACCGCTCCCAGCTGGCGCTGCCCGCCGACCTCCGCGCCGCCCGGGCCATGATGGTCATCTCCTGCCtgctggccgtgctggcggccGGCGTGGCCGTGGTGGGCATGAGGTGCACGCACTGCGCCGAGGGCAGCCCCACCAAGGCCTCCATCGCCGGCGCCGGCGGGATTGGCTTCGTGGCGGCCGGGCTGCTCTGCCTGGTGCCGGTGTCGTGGAGCACCAACGACGTCGTCGTGGATTTCTACAACCCCACGCTGCCCGCTGGGATGAAGTATGAGATAGGGCAGGCTCTTTATCTGGGATTTGTCTCCTCGGCCTTGACCATCCTGGGCGGGGCCCTGCTGTGCACCTCGTGCTTTGGGAATGAGACACCTTTCCAGCCGCATTCCGGGGCCGGAGCGCCTCCATCCTCCAGGCCACCGAGTGCCTTCAAGGGCAACCACGCTCCTTCCCTGACATCTGCGTCCCACAGCGGCTACAGACTGAGCGACTACGTGTGA